A part of Cydia strobilella chromosome 15, ilCydStro3.1, whole genome shotgun sequence genomic DNA contains:
- the LOC134747773 gene encoding connectin-like, with protein sequence MESVVQYLLLALALTSVQISFTESRLNEKRRDKTERRHHTAQLNDNICDISDRESKVHCYCDNNEVKTATKADCWVFNGGINETDPIWSSFNSQPHIEKLNFNVRSNGALKFIPLHVVHHLKKLQKLYIHYATISKIEKRTFSNLTILREIMLTNDKITELDFSSFSNLPALVNLTIKNNKVTEIQRDVFVDLPALRYLDLSFNNINLAHEGCFEHLTVLSDLILEGNSITVLSRETFRGLANLTRLDLRSNKLTMVGDFTFAELWNLNELLLDNNELEYLRERAFDGLALLQKLSMTGNKLRSINDRLLEGVRGLELLDLRNNELEFFTLDTVKPILDNLKAKTAVLYLSGNQLTCDCRLSWIHVLRNETKSEPLISALDDVTCVQKPREIPNDISQTYDQKHSFEIETNADVFQQDEEDVYEEASPSYKLEATAPPKLEQVVVLDIPVQALTCSQEVPQNGEDSLMLSSKDESYWRPSSSFKILSNLSLVLTLVTISFLN encoded by the exons ATGGAGTCCGTAGTCCAATATTTACTCCTAGCTCTGGCTCTGACCTCCGTGCAAATATCCTTCACCGAGAGCCGGCTAAATGAGAAACGCCGCGATAAAACTGAAAGGAGACACCACACGGCGCAGCTCAACGACAACATCTGCGACATATCCGACAGGGAATCCAAAGTGCACTGCTATTGCGATAACAATGAAGTAAAAACTGCAACTAAAGCTGATTGTTGGGTCTTCAACGGCGGCATTAACGAAACTGATCCGATTTGGTCAAGCTTCAATTCACAACCACATATAGAAAAACTCAACTTCAACGTCAGATCCAATGGCGCTTTGAAATTCATCCCATTACACGTGGTACACCACCTGAAGAAACTCCAAAAGCTGTACATTCATTACGCGACTATCAGCAAAATAGAGAAGAGGACGTTCTCAAACCTGACCATATTGAGAGAGATAATGCTGACGAACGACAAAATAACCGAGTTAGATTTTTCATCGTTCAGCAACTTACCGGCGCTCGTGAAcctaactataaaaaataacaaagtgACTGAGATTCAGCGCGACGTGTTTGTGGATTTGCCGGCTTTGCGATACCTGGATTTATCGTTCAACAACATTAATCTGGCTCACGAAGGTTGTTTCGAACATCTGACGGTGCTGAGTGATCTAATCCTAGAAGGCAATTCGATTACCGTCCTTAGCAGAGAGACCTTCCGAGGGTTAGCTAATTTGACGCGATTAGATCTCAGATCTAACAAGTTAACAATGGTCGGAGATTTCACTTTCGCCGAATTGTGGAATTTGAATGAGCTCCTGTTGGATAATAATGAGTTGGAATATTTACGTGAAAGAGCTTTCGACGGGCTCGCTCTGCTTCAGAAATTGTCTATGACCGGGAATAAATTGAGGTCCATAAATGATCGGCTTTTAGAAGGCGTTAGGGGACTTGAGTTATTAGATTTGAGGAACAATGAGCTTGAGTTCTTTACGTTGGATACGGTTAAACCGATACTCGACAACTTGAAAGCGAAGACTGCCGTCCTTTATCTGAGCG GTAACCAATTAACTTGCGACTGTCGCTTGTCGTGGATCCACGTACTGCGAAACGAGACTAAGAGCGAACCGCTCATAAGCGCGCTAGACGACGTGACTTGTGTGCAGAAACCCAGAGAAATACCGAACGACATCTCGCAAACTTACGACCAAAAACACAGTTTCGAAATAGAAACTAACGCCGACGTATTCCAACAAGATGAGGAGGATGTCTACGAAGAAGCCAGTCCATCGTACAAACTGGAAGCCACCGCTCCACCAAAACTTGAACAAGTTGTAGTATTAGATATCCCTGTACAAGCATTAACGTGCTCGCAAGAAGTGCCACAAAACGGAGAAGACTCGTTAATGTTGTCGTCAAAGGACGAGAGCTACTGGCGACCGAGCTCAAGCTTCAAAATCCTTTCAAATCTCTCATTAGTGCTCACTCTAGTCACTataagttttttaaattaa